A single genomic interval of Tursiops truncatus isolate mTurTru1 chromosome 16, mTurTru1.mat.Y, whole genome shotgun sequence harbors:
- the PCBD1 gene encoding pterin-4-alpha-carbinolamine dehydratase isoform X2 — translation MAGKAHRLSAEERDQLLPNLRAVGWNELEGRDAIFKQFHFKDFNRAFGFMTRVALQAEKLDHHPEWFNVYNKVHITLSTHECAGLSERDINLASFIEQVAVSMT, via the exons ATG GCTGGCAAAGCGCACAGGCTAAGTGCTGAGGAGAGGGACCAGCTGCTGCCAAACCTGCGGGCCGTGGGGTGGAACGAGCTGGAAGGCCGGGATGCCATCTTCAAGCAATTCCATTTCAAAGACTTCAATCGG GCTTTTGGCTTCATGACAAGAGTGGCTCTTCAGGCTGAGAAATTGGACCACCATCCTGAATGGTTTAACGTGTACAACAAG GTCCACATCACCCTGAGCACTCATGAGTGTGCGGGCCTTTCAGAACGGGACATAAACCTGGCCAGCTTCATCGAGCAAGTAGCAGTGTCCATGACGTAG